One Nocardia farcinica genomic region harbors:
- a CDS encoding 4-hydroxyphenylacetate 3-hydroxylase family protein has protein sequence MRTGAEYLSSLNDGRVVLVDGEKVDDVTTHPAFAPVAQTIAELFDLAADPANGMQYTAPETGGPANRVFGIPRSQEELRARREAIQTWAQHTHGWVGRSPDHVGTFLASFAAHPEVFAEGSRDFSANVTAFHRRLLADNLYVSYAIIPPQVSRATTASGWEGEFLQVGVVRETEEGLIVRGSQMLATGAAIADEILVSCIKPLGPDDQDFAVSFVVPANAEGLKLYCRRPYAPAATSSFDYPLTSRYDEPDALVVFDDVLIPWDRVFVDRDIAGVRRQFFDTGAHALGNWQAQIRFATKLRFIAGVARRVTQVNGVDKIPSVQEKLGELAALVAGVESAVLAAEYTATPDEAGQWVPGKRALYGSMGLQSEIYPRVLSILRDLVGGGVLQLPSSVADLTSPLTSGDVTHYVQSPGVPSEDRIKLFKLAWDIIGSEFAGRHQQYELFYAGAPFVVKGAYTYRNYGYEEPLRDVEQFLAAYKSETA, from the coding sequence ATGCGCACCGGAGCTGAGTACCTGTCCTCCCTCAACGACGGCCGGGTCGTGCTCGTCGACGGCGAGAAGGTCGACGACGTCACCACCCACCCGGCGTTCGCGCCCGTCGCCCAGACGATCGCCGAACTGTTCGATCTGGCCGCCGACCCGGCCAACGGCATGCAGTACACCGCGCCGGAGACCGGCGGACCGGCCAACCGGGTGTTCGGCATCCCGCGCAGCCAGGAGGAACTGCGGGCGCGCCGCGAGGCGATCCAGACCTGGGCCCAGCACACCCACGGCTGGGTGGGCCGCAGCCCCGACCACGTGGGCACCTTCCTCGCCTCGTTCGCCGCGCACCCCGAGGTGTTCGCCGAGGGCAGCCGCGACTTCTCGGCCAACGTCACCGCCTTCCACCGGCGGCTGCTGGCCGACAACCTCTACGTCTCCTACGCGATCATCCCGCCGCAGGTTTCGCGGGCCACCACCGCCTCGGGCTGGGAGGGCGAGTTCCTCCAGGTCGGCGTGGTGCGCGAGACCGAGGAGGGCCTGATCGTGCGCGGCTCGCAGATGCTGGCCACCGGCGCGGCCATCGCCGACGAGATCCTGGTGTCCTGCATCAAGCCGCTCGGCCCCGACGACCAGGACTTCGCGGTGTCGTTCGTCGTCCCCGCCAACGCCGAGGGCCTCAAGCTCTACTGCCGCCGCCCCTACGCCCCGGCCGCCACGAGCAGCTTCGACTACCCGCTGACCAGCCGCTACGACGAGCCCGACGCGCTGGTGGTGTTCGACGACGTGCTCATCCCGTGGGACCGGGTGTTCGTCGACCGCGACATCGCGGGCGTGCGCAGGCAGTTCTTCGACACCGGCGCGCACGCGCTCGGCAACTGGCAGGCCCAGATCCGGTTCGCCACCAAGCTGCGGTTCATCGCGGGTGTCGCGCGCCGCGTCACCCAGGTGAACGGGGTGGACAAGATCCCGAGCGTGCAGGAGAAGCTCGGCGAACTCGCGGCCCTGGTGGCCGGTGTCGAATCGGCGGTGCTGGCCGCCGAGTACACCGCCACCCCCGACGAGGCGGGCCAGTGGGTGCCGGGCAAGCGCGCGCTCTACGGTTCGATGGGCCTGCAGTCGGAGATCTACCCGCGGGTGCTGTCGATCCTGCGCGACCTGGTCGGCGGCGGTGTGCTGCAGCTGCCCTCCAGCGTCGCCGATCTCACCAGCCCGCTCACCTCCGGCGACGTCACGCACTACGTGCAGTCGCCGGGTGTGCCCTCCGAGGACCGCATCAAGCTGTTCAAGCTGGCGTGGGACATCATCGGCTCGGAGTTCGCCGGGCGCCACCAGCAGTACGAGCTGTTCTACGCGGGCGCGCCGTTCGTGGTGAAGGGCGCCTACACCTACCGCAACTACGGCTACGAGGAGCCGCTGCGCGACGTCGAACAGTTCCTCGCCGCCTACAAGTCCGAAACCGCCTGA
- a CDS encoding DUF2848 domain-containing protein, translating into MTETITAALSCTVLDSGETLSFDGARAIVAGYTGRDEAAVRHHIDELAAIGVAPPESVPMLYPVSTATVTTAATTPVPSADTSGEVEPVLLRHRGRYFLGVGSDHTDRALETIDIGESKRACAKPIGPHVVEVADWSRFDWDACRARSWVDGKLYQDGTLAALRTPTDLLAVVADRLGDDGGDFVCFAGTLPLLDGEFTPGTRWDLELLLPDGRALTHTYTTLEGARDAHRS; encoded by the coding sequence GTGACCGAGACCATCACCGCCGCCCTGTCCTGCACCGTCCTGGATTCCGGGGAGACCCTGTCCTTCGACGGCGCCCGCGCGATCGTCGCCGGCTACACCGGCCGTGACGAGGCCGCGGTGCGCCACCACATCGACGAACTGGCCGCCATCGGGGTCGCGCCGCCGGAGTCCGTGCCGATGCTCTACCCGGTGTCCACCGCCACCGTGACCACCGCCGCGACCACGCCGGTGCCGAGCGCCGACACCTCCGGCGAGGTCGAGCCGGTGCTGCTGCGGCACCGCGGCCGGTACTTCCTCGGCGTCGGCTCCGACCACACCGACCGGGCCCTGGAGACCATCGACATCGGCGAGTCGAAACGCGCCTGCGCCAAGCCGATCGGCCCGCACGTGGTGGAGGTGGCCGACTGGTCGCGTTTCGACTGGGACGCCTGCCGCGCCCGCAGCTGGGTGGACGGAAAGCTCTACCAGGACGGCACCCTGGCCGCCCTGCGCACGCCCACCGATCTGCTCGCAGTCGTCGCCGACCGGCTCGGTGACGACGGCGGCGATTTCGTCTGCTTCGCGGGCACGCTGCCGTTGCTCGACGGCGAATTCACCCCCGGCACGCGCTGGGACCTGGAACTGCTGCTGCCCGACGGGCGCGCCCTGACCCACACCTACACCACCCTCGAAGGAGCTCGCGATGCGCACCGGAGCTGA
- a CDS encoding carbon-nitrogen family hydrolase, with amino-acid sequence MKVALAQLASPDTETAAHRLERVRQSLAAFRADADLIVLPELWRVGYNHFADYQAAAETLDGPTVQVLAAVARERRCYLHIGSIVERADGDRLRNTAVLLDPDGRIAHRYSKIHVFGYRSEEARLLQPGQQIRVADTAFGRTAATTCYDLRFPGLWSELVDAGAEIVVVPAAWPAARLAHWRLLTGARAVDNQVIVIACNAVGTHNGVELGGHSRVVDPWGEVLGEAGAEEGFTVVDIDPAVVARTRAEFPVLADRLDDYRGLNRCEVPA; translated from the coding sequence ATGAAAGTCGCTCTGGCACAACTGGCCAGTCCGGACACCGAGACCGCCGCACACCGGCTCGAACGGGTACGTCAGTCGCTGGCCGCCTTCCGCGCCGACGCCGACCTGATCGTGCTGCCCGAACTGTGGCGGGTCGGCTACAACCACTTCGCCGACTACCAGGCCGCCGCCGAGACCCTCGACGGACCCACCGTCCAGGTGCTGGCCGCCGTCGCCCGCGAACGCCGCTGCTACCTGCACATCGGCAGCATCGTCGAGCGCGCCGACGGCGACCGGCTGCGCAACACCGCTGTCCTGCTCGACCCGGACGGCCGGATCGCGCACCGCTACAGCAAGATTCACGTCTTCGGCTACCGCTCGGAAGAAGCCCGGCTGCTACAGCCCGGACAGCAGATCCGCGTCGCCGACACCGCCTTCGGCCGCACCGCCGCCACCACCTGCTACGACCTGCGCTTCCCCGGCCTGTGGAGCGAATTGGTCGACGCCGGTGCGGAAATCGTCGTCGTGCCCGCGGCCTGGCCCGCGGCCCGGCTGGCGCACTGGCGGCTGCTGACCGGAGCCCGCGCGGTCGACAACCAGGTGATCGTCATCGCCTGCAACGCGGTCGGCACCCACAACGGTGTCGAGCTGGGCGGGCACAGCCGCGTGGTGGACCCGTGGGGCGAGGTGCTCGGCGAGGCCGGCGCCGAGGAGGGCTTCACCGTCGTCGACATCGACCCGGCGGTCGTCGCGCGGACCCGTGCGGAATTCCCCGTGCTGGCCGACCGGCTCGACGACTACCGCGGCCTGAATCGCTGCGAGGTGCCGGCGTGA